The proteins below come from a single Streptomyces sp. B3I8 genomic window:
- the dnaJ gene encoding molecular chaperone DnaJ, with translation MATDYYAVLGVRRDASQDEIKKAFRRLARELHPDVNPDPKTQERFKEINAAYEVLSDPQKKQVYDLGGDPLSQSGGGGAGGFGAGGFGNFSDIMDAFFGTASQRGPRSRTRRGQDAMIRIDVELDEAAFGTTKDIQVDTAVVCTTCNGEGAAPGTSAQTCDMCRGRGEVSQVTRSFLGQVMTSRPCPQCQGFGTVVPTPCPECAGDGRIRSRRTLTVKIPAGVDNGTRIQLAGEGEVGPGGGPAGDLYVEIHETAHSMFQRRGDDLHCTVTIPMTAAALGTKVPLETLDGLEEIDIRPGTQSGQSVPLHGRGVTHLRGGGRGDLVVHVEVQTPGKLDPEQERLLRELAKLRGEERPTGQFQPGQQGLFSRLKDAFNGR, from the coding sequence GTGGCCACGGACTACTACGCCGTGCTCGGCGTGCGCCGCGACGCGTCGCAGGATGAGATCAAGAAGGCCTTCCGGCGGCTCGCCCGCGAGCTGCATCCGGACGTCAACCCCGATCCCAAGACGCAGGAGCGTTTCAAGGAGATCAACGCCGCCTACGAGGTGTTGTCGGACCCGCAGAAGAAGCAGGTCTACGACCTCGGCGGCGACCCCCTGTCGCAGAGCGGCGGGGGCGGTGCGGGCGGCTTCGGCGCCGGCGGCTTCGGCAACTTCTCCGACATCATGGACGCGTTCTTCGGCACGGCGTCGCAGCGCGGGCCGCGCTCGCGCACCCGTCGCGGCCAGGACGCCATGATCCGGATCGATGTCGAACTCGACGAGGCGGCCTTCGGCACCACGAAGGACATCCAGGTCGACACGGCGGTCGTCTGCACGACCTGCAACGGAGAGGGTGCCGCGCCCGGCACCTCCGCGCAGACCTGCGACATGTGCCGCGGCCGCGGCGAGGTCTCGCAGGTCACCCGGTCCTTCCTGGGCCAGGTCATGACCTCCCGGCCCTGCCCCCAGTGCCAGGGCTTCGGCACGGTCGTGCCCACCCCGTGCCCCGAGTGCGCGGGCGACGGCCGGATCCGCTCCCGCCGGACGCTGACGGTGAAGATTCCCGCCGGTGTCGACAACGGCACGCGCATCCAGCTCGCCGGGGAGGGCGAGGTCGGGCCGGGCGGCGGTCCCGCCGGTGACCTCTACGTGGAGATCCACGAGACCGCGCACTCCATGTTCCAGCGGCGCGGCGACGACCTGCACTGCACGGTGACGATCCCGATGACGGCGGCGGCGCTCGGCACGAAGGTGCCGCTGGAGACGCTGGACGGCCTGGAGGAGATCGACATCCGGCCCGGCACGCAGTCCGGGCAGTCGGTACCGCTGCACGGGCGGGGCGTCACGCACCTGCGGGGCGGGGGGCGTGGGGACCTCGTGGTGCACGTCGAGGTGCAGACGCCGGGGAAGCTCGATCCCGAGCAGGAGCGGTTGCTGCGGGAGCTGGCGAAGCTACGGGGTGAGGAACGGCCGACGGGGCAGTTCCAGCCGGGGCAGCAGGGTCTGTTCTCGCGTCTGAAGGACGCGTTCAACGGCCGCTGA
- the hrcA gene encoding heat-inducible transcriptional repressor HrcA, with the protein MLSERRLEVLRAIVQDYVGTEEPVGSKALTERHNLGVSPATVRNDMAALEDEGFIAQPHTSAGRIPTDKGYRLFVDKLAGVKPMTAPERRAIQNFLDGAVDLDDVVARTVRLLAQLTRQVAVVQYPSLTRSTVRHVELLSLAPARVMLVLITDTGRVEQRMIDCPVPFGEASLADLRARLNSRVAGRRFADVPQLVQDLPEAFEEPEDRATVATVLSTLLETLVEETEERLMIGGTANLTRFGHDFPLTIRPVLEALEEQVVLLKLLGEAKDSAMTVRIGHEIAHEGLNSTSVVSVGYGSGDEAVAKLGVVGPTRMDYPGTMGAVRAVARYVGQILAES; encoded by the coding sequence GTGCTCAGTGAACGCAGGCTCGAAGTGCTGCGCGCCATCGTCCAGGACTACGTGGGCACCGAGGAGCCGGTGGGCTCCAAGGCGCTCACCGAACGGCACAACCTCGGCGTCTCCCCGGCCACCGTGCGCAACGACATGGCGGCCCTCGAGGACGAGGGCTTCATCGCGCAGCCGCACACCAGCGCCGGGCGCATCCCCACGGACAAGGGCTACCGCCTCTTCGTCGACAAGCTGGCCGGCGTCAAACCGATGACGGCGCCCGAGCGGAGGGCGATCCAGAACTTCCTCGACGGCGCGGTCGACCTGGACGACGTCGTCGCCCGCACGGTGCGGCTGCTCGCGCAGCTCACCCGGCAGGTGGCGGTCGTGCAGTACCCCTCGCTGACCCGTTCGACCGTGCGGCACGTGGAGTTGCTGTCGCTCGCCCCCGCGCGGGTGATGCTGGTGCTGATCACGGACACCGGACGGGTGGAGCAGCGGATGATCGACTGCCCGGTGCCGTTCGGCGAGGCCTCGCTCGCGGACCTGCGGGCGCGGCTGAACAGCCGGGTCGCGGGGCGCCGTTTCGCGGACGTGCCGCAGCTCGTGCAGGACCTTCCGGAGGCGTTCGAGGAACCGGAGGACCGCGCCACGGTCGCCACGGTGCTCTCCACGCTGCTGGAGACGCTGGTCGAGGAGACCGAGGAGCGGCTGATGATCGGCGGCACCGCCAATCTCACCCGCTTCGGACATGACTTCCCTCTCACCATCCGGCCCGTCCTGGAGGCGCTGGAGGAGCAGGTCGTGCTCCTCAAGTTGCTGGGCGAGGCGAAGGATTCGGCCATGACCGTGCGTATCGGTCACGAGATCGCCCATGAGGGACTCAACTCCACGTCCGTCGTCTCCGTCGGCTACGGTTCGGGCGACGAGGCAGTAGCCAAACTCGGCGTGGTCGGACCGACACGCATGGATTACCCGGGAACGATGGGAGCGGTACGAGCGGTGGCACGGTACGTCGGACAGATCCTGGCGGAGTCTTAA